DNA sequence from the Falco peregrinus isolate bFalPer1 chromosome 1, bFalPer1.pri, whole genome shotgun sequence genome:
TCCGGCAGGCTGCCCCATCCCAGCGcaccctccccttcccagcagctccagccgGACCCCTCCAGCTGTCtccacaaacccaaaccattagCATTTCCTGTTCAAACATTTCCAATAAATAAATGGAGACATCATGCCACAAGCCCACAAGTGACCCAGAGGCGGGTCCAAGGCCGGGATGGACACGACCACCCAGCGCCCGACCCCCTGGCTGGGCGCCAGCCCTGCCTTTGTTTGAATTCCCGGGTGAGTAAGCGCTTGGCTGACGCCAGCCAAAATGccataagaaattatttttcatattaaataaattgttttcagtaaatCTGCTCCTACACAAGGTCCAGTAGCTACCCGCAGCACCAGGCTCCCTGCAAGGGATCTGGAGTTCTCTTTCCTGGCCTCATCCCAGCCGTGCCAGGGCACATGCCTTGCCCAGAGGGCTTCAACTGGGTCCAGCTGTGCCGAAGATGCCTTCGTCCTGCTGGCCCCAGGGGTGCAGccaggctcctgcagctgcccagcagcctggctgtaccacagcagggcagctccctgTGACACATCTGGTGTCTGTTCCAAGGCACGAGCCAGTGTTGCTGGTGAGGGGGCAGAGGCTTGGGCAGGGGATTCGCTGCCTCTGGGGGTGGCAGCAATTTCCCTGCATCAGACCTCCAGAAAACAGCTTCCTTGCCTCTGCAAGTCCATGCCTTGACATAGTGGTGCCTGTCCTCTTCTGGGGCTGGCTCAGGTACCAACAGGCCAGTCTTTTCTCCATTGGTCCTCTGCAGCCTTGGGAAGCCATCTTTAATGCACCAGGGTACTGGGTGTCAGCACCTGGGCAGGTCGTGGTCCATGGGCTGGTCCCCCAACATCTGCCTGTAGGTGctgatgcaaaaggaaaaattaggGGAAAGCAGGTCTCTGAAACATGCTTTTCTAGCCCCAGTGGCTCGTCCTGTGGTGAGCACTAGGACCAGCCCGTCCCTTGCCCCTCTCAGGGCCAGTGTTCCTCAGGTAGCTGTGCTCCTCTGAGGTGCCTAGGGGACGAGCAGATGCAGAGGAGGTGAGCATGGCCATGGGGTAGGTCCTGAGTGGTccatgggctgtgctgggactCCAGGGACACCAGGACTAATGTGCATAATGGGTTCAAATAGAGAAATGGTGAACttctggctgtgccagggcagcagcgATGGTAGGAGAGGCTTGAGCCTGATTGGGTTGGTGGATGTGCTCCTTCTTTGGAAGGAGCTTTGTCCTCCCTGCTCTGGGTTGCTCTctggctttcagctgaaagtAAAGAAGTTGGGTTTGGAGCTAACCAAGCTCTGTCATGGTGGCAATTAGAAAAAATACCAGTAACAcagcttccattttttttttttaaattgttttgctgAAGCCAAAACTTCCTGCAAGAATAtgatgtttaaaagcaaaattttgctgttgaaattttctgaagcatttaaaGAGCTTGAAATGCTCTTTGAAAGAGAAGGTATAGATGTTCTGCTCCAGAAGTTTTCATTCAGTGTGGTGTTATGCTCCAGCATTATGCGACTTCAGAAACtgcaatgcattttaaataaattgttttatgGAGAAATGatgaagtattttctgatttgtaattttttcatttctttagaGCTTCTGCCTTGCTCAAGGGAAACTCCTGTTGCTCCCACCTACAGCAGgtgagagaggagaaagaacgATGTGTcggggggcaggcagctgccatgGACACAGTACCCGAGTGAGCAGCTACCAAGCACCCGCCTGTTCatcagcagctcagcacagtGAGAACTGATTCTATCTTTTGTGCCAGTGGAAGAAATCCCTGGCACTCcctatgtgtgtgtgcagtggggctggtggggtgggaggtcAGGACGTGGGTGCTGCCGGGCAGTGTGGCTGGGGGCTCAGCCTTGGGGGCACCCATGGGGCTGTGCATGGTCACTGCCCATCCCTGGCTGCGCTGGGGTCTGAGCTGCTGTCAGtgccctggtgcagcaggaaggcagcagcggggccccttcccagcccctgaCAGTGCCCCTCGGCAGGATCTGCAGCCCCGGCTGCCACCAGGGCTTGGTGCCGTCAGCGCTCCCAGGCGCTGACAGATGAACCTGGTGAGGGGCTGGCGGGGGCCGGAAGCTCCTGATCCTTCTTTATCTGCCCCTCGCCCTGCTCTCTCATCTCCCCGTCATGTTCTCCGTCTCGTCTGGTATCTCATGCTCCTATTCCTgcacctccccagctgctgggggctgcccacCCTTCACAGCATCCCATGGCCAGGCACTGGCCCTCGGCTCCCCCATCCCAGCCGCAGCACAGGGTCCCGGACACCCTCCGGGACCTGCTGGGCTCAATGCAAGGGGAGGCACCTCAGGTGCCCCCATCCCATGTCTGCAGGCTGAGCACCAGCCACAGTGGCAGGCGTGTGCCTGGGATGGGGCTCTGTGGCTGCAGTGCATTGCAGGTTGGAGCGGGAGGAAAGGACCAGGCCCAGCTCAGCATCATCATGTGCACCACAGAGGTCAAGGAatcttgctgctgtttccccCAAATGTGCTGACTGCTCCTGGGCCAGGGTCCGGCTGGGTACCAGCTCAAAAACAATCACAAGCCTTTCACTTGGCTCTCCGGGCATCCCTGATCCCCATTGCCCCATTGCAAAGCCACTGCCCCAGCTGGGCAGTGTTGGGGTTGGGGGTGTCAAGATTCGCAGTTAATGTAGCTGCCCCTAAACACACTGCCAGAGATCAGCTAATCTGATAATTACAGCAACAAAAGCCATTTAGACAAACCATGACCTGACCCCAGGAGCttggaatgaaaacattttaccCTCCTCTGTCTGAATCCTGCATTGAGAAAACATCTGTATTTAGAGGATGGCTGGGAAAACAGCCCCTgtgcagcacccccagggaacagccacagctctgctccctgcccacatgctgcctgcacccagcctTGGTCGGAGCAGGCAGGCGCCTCCAGGCAGGGCAACCTAAACCCTTGCTGAGATGCTGCGATCCAGGGTGCcccagtgctgggcagggctctttggtgaggaagaggatgagGCAGAGGCCAGAGGGGTGCGAGGGTGGATCTTGCAAGAGGGGATGAAGACGATGAGGTGAGTGGAGCTTATCTGCACCCTCCAAGAATGGGCTTTTTTCCAAGCCCGCGTGAGGCTCaacagggcagggagggcagcaccTGCCCCCCTGCAGTCCCCACAtcactgcagcagcctgagctctgcaggagctgggctggctgctcaGACCCCCTGCCTCCGGCGCCCAGGAGGGGCTGAGTGCGGGGGGCCGTGCCTTCGTGTGGCATGGCAGTGCATGCCTGGGGGGCTCCTTCGCTCTGGGTAAGGTGTGTGAGCCTTCCCATTGACTGGCAGGTCATTGCTGGCTGTCAATCGGAGGCAGGAGATGAAGGGAGGGATGCCTCAGGGCTGGCTCccatgtttcttctgcttttacatATATTTTGGTGGCACCCTTTGTGTAGGCTGGGGAGATGAAAGCTCAGGGCCAGAGGGATCTTGCTAACACAGCCACCCGGCTCGGGGGCCCGTCAGCCTGCTGCTTCGTGCCTGTTTGTCTCGTTCCTGCATCTGTTCCCAGCAGAGCCCCACTCTGTGCTGTCAAGGGCAGGGGACAccggccgggctgggggcagacAGGTGCACTGGCAGGTAACTCCTGCTGGGTCAGTGACCCCAGCCTCGCAGGCACAGGCAGTGGCACAGACAGTCTCCACCAGACCAGCAGCACTAAGCTCACACTGCCCAGGAGCCCCCAAGGAAGGGGACCAAGACGGTGCTGATTTGGGggaactgcattttttcctgcaaCTGGCACTGCTCAGCCTGCTCCGGCAGTCCCAAGCCGTGGCTTGGTGCAGCCAGCTTGGCAGGCAGCACCCTTGTGCCTTCGTGActtccctgctctgcactgggAAAGTGCTTGGCCATGTCCCCAGATATCCCAGTGCTCTTTGGAGAGTAGCAGGATTAGAAACCAGTAAGTGCAGTGAGAGCCTGCCAGTCTGGGGagtccccagcactgctgcctgctccagaAATAGGATTCTCTAAGCAGCCTTGGTCAGCTTTTCCCATTGCAGCATCCCACTTGTTTCACTGCTTCACTCTAAGCAGAAAACACGACTCACCCTGCGGTGAGCTACCCTCATTTACCTCTGCTGTGCTTGTTCTCATTAGCTGcttccctgcccagcactgcagcatctctcatTTAGCAGCATCCACAGACCTCAGGAAACCCAAGCGCTCTTCAGCCAGTTGGGGTCAGagttaagggtagggttagagttaagggTAGGGTTCAGAGATGCCCTCCCAGCACCTTGACAAGGTCTCAGGCGTTTGCAGGGGCTCACAGCTATTGCAAGGAGCAGACCTGAAGCCTTTTCTGGGTTTCCACGCAGCCTTTTCTCAAGGCCCGACAGAGGTTTTATCTGAATTGGCCTAAAAACCCCACCGGGGCCAAGGCTTTGGTCTAGCACTGCTGTCTCGCTCTTCTGCCTTTCCCATTACTCTCTTTTCTCCAAAGGCAGGAGCACTGGCATGCCGCAGCGCCGCcgggcagctctgccttttccccGCTCTCATGCTAAGCGGAAAGTGCACTGGGCAGTTCTTCCAGGTGCTGCCCGGAGCCGGGAGGCGAGGGCTGTGCCCCCGGGCTccctcccaggcagcagggctgcggAGCCACCTTCGGCATGGGAGGGGGGCCAGGAGCCGAACTGGTTTTCAGAGGGATCTTGGCTGGGCTAACAAAGGGAGTGGATGACACGGGTTGTCTGCAAAAGCGTTTGGGGACAGCACGGCCTTTCCCGTCTCGTATCCCCGTGTTTTATGTCACGAGGGGTGGGGGAGTCGCACTGCCGGGGCTGTTGTTCGCGACGTCCGTCCCGTTTCCCTGGAAGCCTTTCCCAGATGCCGCAGGATCGCGGGCGAATTCCCACAAACTTCAAAAGCCGCTTGAGACGGGCGGCGGGTTCCTAACGGGGCCGGCCACGCACCACGGGCGGCTGcgagccccctccccggggagGCAGGCCTGctggggcggccccgggccacctcccgccgggccgggccggtgGCGCCTTGCGGTGCCGCTccccgcggggctgcgggccgAGCGGCGGGGCGGTGgggcggcgctgccggcggcggcggtgcgCGGGCCGGCTCTGCCCTCTGCCGACACCCCCCGGCACAGCCGCCGTGCCCGGCCGTGCGCCGGGGCCCCTGCGCTCGGGGAGGAGGGTCCCGAGCAAACGTGGCCTCAAACGCTCCCCCTGGGCCAGAGCAGGGCTCGCCTTGGCCACCGGCCAGAGGCTTTTGCTGGGAGGGGAGACACCCCCAGGTGACCCCGAGGTTTCCTCGGGGCTGGGAGGGTCTCACGGGGCCACCCCACAGCGCCTGACCTGGAGGTGGTTGGGAGTCGGGAAAGCGCCTTAAAATCCTGGGGCAGGTGCGCCGGAGGGTCCCCCCCGTGACCCTCCCGGGCGGAACCCACCCGCCTTCACAGCCGCCCTCATCCCGCACCCGGGTCACTGCACCCCGGGGACCACCCTGCACCCCGGGCGCTGCCCGCCTGGGCACGGCCCCCCGGCACCTTCCTGCACCCCCCCCAGGCCTTGCGCCCTGGCACCACCGTGCGCCCCCGGGCACGGCCCTCCCGGGGCTGCCGTGCACCCCAGCTTTGCACTGCAGGGCTGATCTGCACCCACACAATATGCTGCACCCCGGGTCACCTGCGGGGACCGTGCCGTGCCCGCCGAGCAGCGCACCCCCCGAGCAGTGCCGCAGAGCAGCGCTGCCTCGGGCACGGTACCCCGGGCGCCGCACCCCAGGGCCACCCCGCACCCCCATCACTGCAGCtccggggcggccccgccgcgcgcGCAGAGCAGGGGGCGGGGCCCGGGCGGCGCCGGCCGCCAATAGGTAGCGCCTGCGTCCCCGCGCCGCTCGCGTCACCGggcgccgccaccgccgccgccatTGGCTGCCCGCGCTCGCCGCGGGGGGCGCCGCTGGCcggcgccgggggcggggcctcCCGCTGCTCGCTGATTGGCGGCGGCCCGCGGCGGCCCTGCACGCCGGTGAAGGTGAGCGTCTCCTCCAGGCACCGCGCGCTGCCCGGAGCGCAGCGCAGCGCAGCGGAGGGGGCTGCGCCGCCATGGCTGCCTCCATCTTCACCGCCGTGCCCCGCGCCCCGCCTGTCGCCGTCTTCAAGCTCACGGCGGACTTCCGGGAGGACGGGGACGCGCGGAAGGTCAACCTGGGCGTCGGCGGTGAGTCCGCGGCCTCCCCCGGCCCGACGGGGCCCCTCCCGGCGGATAGGCCGCCCGGCGCCCTGGCGGCGGCCCCGCCACCTGCTGCAGCggcagggcggccccggcggcacCCGGGCCCTAAAGGTCACCGGGCCGCGGCGAGCGCCTGGCCGGGCAGCGGGTCACCGGTGGCCGTCAAGGTCGCGGGGGCGGCGCCGCGCCGGCCTGCCCGGCATCCTcggccctgccccgggcgcAGAAAGGACGGCTGTCCCTCTCCTCGCAGCCTACCGCACGGACGAGGGGCAGCCATGGGTCCTGCCGGTGGTGAAGAAGGTGGAGCAGATGATCGCCAATGACCACAGCCTGAACCACGAGTACCTGCCCATCCTGGGCCTGCCCGAGTTCCGGGCCCACGCCTCCCGCATCGCCCTGGGTGACGACAGCCCCGCCATCAAGGAGAACCGGGTAGGTGGTGGACAGGGAGCGGGGCCACTTCTTTCCCCGGGCTGCTGGTAACCCTGGGGAGTCTTCAGCAGACAGGGCAGGAGGGCACAGACATGTGGTGTAACTGCGGTTTGGCAGGATTTGGGGTTTCCTCTGATGTGGTCTTGACTGGCTGTAGGTTACTTGGTGAACCCACGTACCTCAAGCCGTTTGCACAAGTAGTTGTAGTTTTTGGGAAAGACTGAACATGGGCTGTGATtggaattacttttttctttcatctcctgATGGTTGCCCCACAGGAGACTGAAGTCGGATAATAGGCCACCTTTCCTGAAATAAGCTGCTAGCTGGGAATCTGCTCCGTGCCAAAAAGTAACAGGAATAACTGGAGTCTATTAATAACTGTAGAAAGTGTCAGGATGGGCTTGAGCACTGAAGGAGGTTGAAGACCACTGGAAGGGGTTGCTGTCCTGGCTGGGGTGACCACAGGGAGCATGTCTGGGATCTCGTCTCGCTCTTGCAAgcgctgctgctctgtgcaccCCAATAGCGAGGCTGGCCTGGGTGGACCCTGCTGGCAACTGTCTCTGTTGCAGATTGGAAGCGTTCAGTCCTTGGGCGGGACAGGGGCTCTGCGTATCGGCGCAGAGTTTCTGAGGCGGTGGTACAATGGAAACAACAACACAGCGACCCCGGTTTACATCTCTGCTCCGTCCTGGGGTGAGTGCTGTcgtcagtgctgctgcttccttgcAGGGAGCCCCATGTGTCAGTGGGTGAGGGAGGCATGGCTGAGCTCCTtgccagaggcctgggcagTGAGAGGGGGGCCTTTGTCTTGTGGATAAAAGGAGATACTCAGAATGGAGAAGGTGGCTTCCTGGAGGCGAGgcctgcttttctgaagtgattTCTTTCCTCAGAGAACCACAACTCTGTGTTTGTGGATGCTGGCTTTAAAGATATTAGAACCTACCGTTACTGGGATGCTGCCAAGAGGGGTCTCGAtctccaggggctgctggaTGACATGGAGGTGAGCAGAACTGGCATGGGACAGGCTGAGCTTGGTGCTGTGCtgtcagcagctggctgggttCTTGCATGCTGTGCCTGGAAACGGATCTCTGCAAAAGAGTCTGGTggtgcccagagcagctcaggACCTCTCTCTGCTGCGGGTGCCCAGTCTCATCCAGGTGTGTGACCAAGACCTGCTCTCTCCTTAGAAAGCCCCAGAGTTCTCCATTTTCATCCTCCATGCCTGTGCGCACAACCCAACAGGCACAGACCCTACTCCTGACCAGTGGAAGCAGATTGCTGCTGTTATGAAGGTATGGGCTGTTGCTGGACTAAAGCAGTGCTGAGGGCACAGATAGCTCTTGAGCCAGCTGGAGCACTTGCATCCAAAATGGGCTCTAGGGAATGGCATGAGATGTGACAGGAGCTGGAAGAGTCCTGCAGGGCAGGTGTTGAAGGGAGAGGCTGACAGGATGCTGGTTGTCTGTGCTCAGAGGATAGAAACATACAAAGTTCTGCTCATGCCTCCAAGTTCTTGCTTTCAGTTTCTGTGGCATGGCTGCAGTGAGGTTTCTCATGCTGGAAAGATTATCCACAGGCACCTGCTTTTCACAGGTGCTGGATAGTAGGATATAAGGCAGTGCATCTTTTGTGCCTGTGTCCTCAAATGCAGTTTTCTCTTGCATTTGACATTTTATTGATTGATTTAGTCTTCCTATTCTTTCACCccagtagaaagaaaataacccaGTTTGGTGTTGCTGGACCATGTTTCCTTTGTAATCACCTGGAAGCTCAATGGTCACTTTTCCCTCCTGCAGGGACAGCGGCGGGTAAAGTGAAGGTTATGGGGACGGGGTTTCCCTCTAACACTGTTCCTCCTTGCAGCGCCGGTTCCTGTTTCCATTCTTCGATTCGGCGTACCAAGGTTTTGCTTCTGGCAGCCTGGACAAGGATGCCGGGGCTGTGCGATACTTTGTCTCCGAGGGCTTTGAGCTCTTCTGTGCACAGTCGTTTTCCAAGAACTTTGGGCTCTACAGTGAGTGTCTGGCAGTAGCCAGCCCAGTAGCATCATACCCAGACGGATGGGGCTGGCatgctggggggtggggagatCTCTGCTTTGCCATGACGTGTGGGACCAATGGCTCACCTCTCTTGGCTTGTCCACAGATGAACGTGTGGGGAACCTGACTGTGGTGGGGAAGGATGCAGACAACGTGCAGCGTGTGCTTTCCCAGATGGAGAAGATTGTGCGCACTACTTGGTCCAACCCTCCTTCACAGGGAGCACGCATCGTGGCAACTACACTTTCTTCCCCACAGCTGTTTGCCGAGTGGTACGTGTTGCCAGGGCCGGtggaagagggaaaaggtgTGGGGAAGCTGTCTCCCTGAGTGCCAGGCTTGGCTGGATGGCTCCAAACCAGTAAGCTGCCTGTCCTCATGCTCTGCTTCTTGCCTgttgcaggaaggaaaatgtgaagaCGATGGCAGATCGGGTCTTGTTGATGCGGTCAGAGCTCCGGTCTCGACTGGAGTCCCTTGGGACCCCAGGCACCTGGAACCACATCACAGAGCAGATCGGCATGTTTAGCTTCACAGGGTTGAACCGTAAGTACCGAGTGGCCTGGTGAAGGGAGAATTGGGTGACCACTGCTGGGGGTGAACTGGGCTGAAGTGGTCCAGGCGGGAATCTCTTTGGGACCTCACTGAAGCCCTGGCATCACTGCCTCTGGCTAGGCAGGGATGAAGCATCAGACAGTGTTTTAGTGGCCAGTGCTTGGAAGTTTTCTGCCTGGTGTGAAAGATTCAAGCAGCCCTGACTGGTTCTTTGGGCTTTTCTGAGCTGTGGGATCACTGTTGTGACCTGATGTCCAATTGTTTCCCCAGCTAAGCAGGTGGAGTACATGATCAAGGAAAAACACATCTACCTGATGGCTAGTGGGCGCATCAACATGTGTGGCCTGACTACCAAGAACCTGGACTATGTGGCCAAGTCCATCCACGAAGCTGTCACAAAAGTCCAATGAAGCACATGAACAACCAAACTTACATGAAGTCACCAAAGCTGTAGTGTGTAGTCCATGTTTCTTCCTGCTCATGGCTTGCCTTGTCCCACACCTTTTGAGGTTTAATAAAGATGGGAGCAGTAGCTCAATCAGGGATAATCATCTTTTGACCTTTTTGAAGTACCCCTTGCAATATGGTAGGCCAGTGCCCCCAGGAGGGTGGGGGCAGCTTGAGCCACCTTGACTCTTTTTGACTGACAGCAGCCTGGTCTTCAGGCACTTAGAGCTGCATCTTTAGCACGTCCAAATCAAATCCATGTAACTGATCAGTTTGATCTAGGTGAAGTGCGGTGCCAGTGCAATGCGCTGTGGGTAACAGCCCAGTCAGCTGGGATCTCATATGGCTTGTGAACTAATGTCACTCAGTAGTATTTTGGGGAGGGGTGAAGCTgttgctggctctgccctgcaccccccccttccttcacagcccctgccccccccccccccaagttctGAGCCTTACACGAGCAAACATTCGTAATTGTGATGATTGCTTCTTTGTGTTGCTGACAGAAAATTAAACCTCCATCTCTGAACACTACCCCTGCCTTGTGTGGTGTTGTACCTTCAAGCTGTGCTAACCTCTTCCCAGGCTGAGGTTACAGCCTCAGCATCCTGGTTTGTCCACCGGGTCTTACTCAAAAGTTTGTTTCAAggctttccctttctccttcgCGGTGTGTTCCATCTGTGATGATCACAATTGCTACTAATGGGGCACGGTGGTGTTGGGAGAGTGTAGCCGAGAGCTCCCTGTGACTCTACATGAAGCTGaccatgtctgtcttgtgttCCTCTTTCTGCCCCCCTGCCTTGTGCTGTCCAACTTGTCCTGTCCCTCTgtctgtgcttgctttctggATAATCGTGTGTTACCTAGCCATCTGGCCACCTCTCCCTGGCCCAGAGCTCGTGGCCTGCTGCTTACATGTCAAAAAGCAGATCTTTCCTGTTCCTCCTTCTCACCAGGCTCCTGGTGAACCACCACCTACTTCCCCTGGATTCAGCAGGGCCTGACAGCAATAGCCTGTGTTTCTGGCACTGAAGAAGAGCTGGGACCAtctgcttctgctctctgcagtcACTGCAGATCTATTTGTGAGCTGATATTACTACCTTGACAGAACAACCTCCTGCCAAGGTTTTTCGTGAATAAAGGGAAACAGCCTCTTTCCTTGGGTCAGTTAGTAATGGTCGCTGTTGCCCTGATGGATTttttgcttgtgctgcagcttggacagtaaaagcaaaaagggTGCCTTGTTCCCTTGCTGTGTTTACCAAGAAGCTGTGCACAGGGCTTCTTGTTTGTCCTTTTCAGATTAGTGTTCATGTCACTTAAAAGAGTGAGCCAGAGGcagcctttcctctctgcagatGGGGAGCTTTCCATCTTGGTGTCCATCCACAGCTGGGATAATGGGGTAGTGGTTAAAGGGTGATTTCTAGGGGTGATCTCATGAGAAGGAGTTGGAGGAACCAACTctgcttttgttatttctgaCATCTGCTTATGCTTCTGTCCTTACAGACCTGTAGGTATGCAGCCTGGCCCACCCCACATGTGATCTGTACCAGTGCTTTGCTAGCCTTACCAGCCTTGTTTTTCCTAATGAGTGACctaaatttcttcctttctgtggtGTAAGCTCATTACCCATTATCCCATTTACCATGGCAACAGAGAACAGAttattcctttcctctctgcagcagctttttatggttttgaaaacttcctctctccctttcacATCCTTCATGAGTTAATCGTAAGTGACCCTGTTTCCTTCAGCCTTTGGGGTAAGTTGTTTTCCAGCCCTTGCTTTCCTTTGGCCTCATTTCAGTTGCTGTGTGTTTCCTTAGAAGGGCAGTGCCCAGACAGGGATGCACTTATTCCAGCTGAAGTTTTATCAGGATTGGTGGACTGTGAGATTTCTGTTGTCATCTGTCAGGCTATACTCCAGCATGTGTATCCCACTATTGTGTTTGCAGGGGCACGATTTCTTCCCCAGTCCTTGTCTGCACTGCTGAGTGCTTTCTTAGCAAGCAAGAGTTATGAGGAGCCCAGGTTCATGGGAAGAAATTGGGAAGCACTTGCTGACCTGGTCCTCGACCTGCTCCCTTCAGTGATGCTCAGTTCCATTATTCCAGCCACCTCTGGCCACAGGTACAAGAGCAGCCTAGCCTGGTGGGAGAGGTTAGCATGTCTTTCCCTACCCACATTGACACAGACAGGGGCATCGCTCAGGGAGAAATCACTTTTAATGTTAATATCCCTGTTGCGTTCGGCCTCTACAAAAACTACTGACCGGTCCGTACCAACCCAAAGGCTCGGCACAAGTCTCCCTCACGCAGGCAGCAATGTGCGGAGAGGAGGATGGTTCAATGCAGCGTGGAGCGGtcctccccagggagggggggcTGCGCTCGGCGGTGAGCTGggctccctgccctgtgcctaGCAGGGGTTCGGGAGTGCCAGGCTGTGGCAATGGTCAGCATGCACAAGGTGCTGCGAGTGTGCATGTCTCTAGGCATGGCACAAATGTGCTGGGGCCCTGAGCTGCATGTGGTGCCCCCCAAACAGCATGATCTCCTCGTGGTGGAGACTACATctgtgcagcacccagcaccgaGGGGCTCCGGGCCTCGCTGGGATGGGGATGGTAAATGATGCTAAGGGCAGTTCTGAGTCGGGCCgcccctccctgctctgctggcagggaTGCCGTGCCAGACACGTCTccacttttccttcttccaccTCTTCCTTGAGACCAGATGCTATCAAAGTGCAACTGGGCAAGGGCCCTCTGACTCCAGATAGCTGGTCCAGGCCGCCAGGGTGGTTCAGCCCTGCTGAGGGCACGTCCTTTCTCGCCTGGGGATGGGGCTCTGCACAAGTCCTGCAGGGAGGGGCGGCACGAGTGGACaggcgggcgggcaggcagcGAGTGAGTGCAGACCTGCTGCTGTTGAACATGAGCCTCGCGGCAGGAGACCCCCATGCTGCAGACCTGGAAGACACAAGTACAGCCTGGTGCAGGTGGCCAGAACTTGCCCTTCCTGACCTGCTGTCACTCAAGCCTGCAGCACCTTTCCTAGCCAGGCTCAAGGATATTGGTGCAGACACACATTTCTAGCTGTGAAAACACAAGTCAAAGTCTCACCCTGTCTCTGACATCCATTTCTGCCCCAAGGATGGTTGGAGTCTGCTGCTACATCCTTtgaccctgctccagcccccagcaaCATGTGTGCTTGTGTGGGCTCCAAACGACATCATTTGGCTTTGCTGCTTGAAACTCGATTATTACAATTGAGCAACCTCCCATTTGCTGGGGAAGGAATATGGCACCAAGAGGCAAGTTCCTACCTCCAGTCTGCGTGGGCCTCCAGCACTGTGCTCCAGCCACGCTGCTGCTCAGGTAATTAACGGGGCAAGATTGGAGCTCTCCTCTGGCGTCTTCTCACCCTCCGGCGACGGCCGCTGCTTGTGCCCACCTACAGCAGCAAGGGTGCCTagggctggggtgctgggggccaAAGGTGCTCAGGACAGGGGAGTGCATAGGGCTGGGCCAGGACCAggcagctggctctgcctgAGCTAGCCCTAAGCATGGTTTTGCCATCTGCTAGGGTACTGTCAGGGAACTGGGCTACCCTTCTCAGCCCCATGCCAGCCCCATGCAGGATGTCCCCCAGGACggggctggggagcagttgACTTGGGCAGCAGGGTGCCACGACAGAGCTCTCCCCTGGGTGCTCCCTCCCTGCATCAGTCACTCACTGAGGGATCTCAGCAGCTT
Encoded proteins:
- the GOT1 gene encoding aspartate aminotransferase, cytoplasmic, producing MAASIFTAVPRAPPVAVFKLTADFREDGDARKVNLGVGAYRTDEGQPWVLPVVKKVEQMIANDHSLNHEYLPILGLPEFRAHASRIALGDDSPAIKENRIGSVQSLGGTGALRIGAEFLRRWYNGNNNTATPVYISAPSWENHNSVFVDAGFKDIRTYRYWDAAKRGLDLQGLLDDMEKAPEFSIFILHACAHNPTGTDPTPDQWKQIAAVMKRRFLFPFFDSAYQGFASGSLDKDAGAVRYFVSEGFELFCAQSFSKNFGLYNERVGNLTVVGKDADNVQRVLSQMEKIVRTTWSNPPSQGARIVATTLSSPQLFAEWKENVKTMADRVLLMRSELRSRLESLGTPGTWNHITEQIGMFSFTGLNPKQVEYMIKEKHIYLMASGRINMCGLTTKNLDYVAKSIHEAVTKVQ